TACCAAACGGTCCAAACAACTGTTCCATAACCTCCCAGAAACGCAAAATGATGTCAAGGCTGGGGTCATCTTTGAGATCGGATTTTCTGCTTTTTGTTCCATATATAATTTAGAGCAGAGTGCTCCTACATAATTAACCACTAACCACTAGAGAAAGCTTAGGAATTTGGATTAAAGGTCGACTGGGAGAAGCAGGACTCTTTCTTCCAACCCCACTCTCTTCTTCCTTCAATTTCGATCCTTTTGTTTCTTCCTCTCGCACCTTCTCATAATCATGATCAACTGGCTGTGGGCTAGAGCTGTTGGTGCTACAAAGGCAAAAACCTCTTTTATTCCCCAATGCTTATTCTCAATATAATACACCCACTTGCTGTTTATTTGCAAATTAACTCAGCTTTTATTGATTTTTGCAGAAGATAAACGAAGCCGAAGAAGCAGTACCACCAGGAAGCTACCAAAGTGTGGGCCTGGTGATCGGCGTGACTGGAATCGTGGGCAACAGCCTCGCCGAAATCCTCCCTCTTCCTGACACTCCGGGAGGCCCGTGGAAGGTCTATGGCGTGGCGCGTCGTCCTCGTCCCAAGTGGAATGCGAAGCATCCAGTCCATTACATCCAGTGCGACGTCTCGAACTCAAAGGAAACCGAAGCAAAGCTTTCCCAATTAGCAGATGTCACCCACATCTTCTATGTCACTTGGGCCAGCCGACAAACCGAGGCCGAGAACTGCGAGGTCAACGGCGCTATGTTCCGCAACGTGCTCCGTGCTCTGATTCCGAACGCTCCGAAACTCCGCCACATCTGCCTCCAGACGGGAGGTAAACACTACGTCGGACCCTTCGAGTCGTTTGGCAAGATCCAACCCCACGAGCCACCTTTCACGGAGGACTTGCCCCGACTGAACGTGCCCAATTTCTACTACACCCAGGAAGATATTTTGTTTGAAGAGGCGAAGAAGAAGCAAGGCTTGACTTGGTCCATTCACCGACCCAACGTTATATTCGGATTTTCCCCCTATAGCATGATGAACTTAATAGGCACGCTTTGTGTATATGCAGCAATATGCAAGCAGGAGGGGCTTCCTTTGAAGTTCCATGGAAGCAAAGCGAGCTGGGAAGGGTACTCAGTGGCTTCAGATGCTGATCTTATTGCAGAGCAGCAGATATGGGCAACAGTAGAACCGAATGCAAGGAACGAAGCGTTTAACTGCAACAACGGGGACGTGTTCAAGTGGAAGCATCTTTGGAAGGTGTTGGCGGAGAGATTTGGGATTGAGAAGTATGGATTTGAGGAGGGTGAGAAAGTTAGCTTGGTGGAGATGATGAAGGACAAGGGACCAGTGTGGGAGGAGATTGTGAGGAAGAATCTTCTGCAACCCACGAATTTGGAGGAGGTTGGGCTGTGGTGGTTTGCGGACTTGATGCAGGGTTCGGTGGGTGCGTTGGACAGTATGAATAAGAGCAAGGAGCATGGTTTCTTGGGGTTCAGGAACTCCAAGACTTCTCTAATCACTTGGGTTGATAAGATGAAAGTCCACCATATTGTACCTTGAAGGTTGTGACTTGTGAATGACTTTGGACACGACGTTAgtccttttattttatgttttttttttttccttttttggagAGCACTTCTACCCATAAAATATCgttttggttttaaaatagGTAAGAGTGCTGTGGTTGTACGTTGGGTTTATAGATGAGAACATTCAAAGGAAGTTTATGTTTGGTTTGGCATGTGATAAGTATTTTCGAGGAGAGAAAAATGCAGGTTAATTCGGTTTGGACTTTGGAGTTGGACTAGAGCTAGGATAGAAGTTTTTAGAACAAGGGCGAATTGGGGgagaattcaataaaaatacatcatttttatattctatCTAAAAATCCATAAAAAGAGTCTTTGGGAATAAGAACTAGCTTGTTTATCGCGTTTCTGGCCCCTGTCAACTACACGCGTTGCACTATTAGATTGCTGATTTACAAGGAGCAAAGAGTGATGAAAAACAGTGAGAGAGTCTGCCTCGTGCCATCCAAAGTGGCAAGTGGGCTTGCAGCGCCCTCCATTGCCGAGGCTCCAACTGCCACATGCGTAGCTCCATCAGATGTTTAGACTTCAAATCTTCTAGATATGACCATCTACACTGTGATACTCTATAAGATATAAGAGTATGTAGTGTATgagattttatattatttaaaaataagaaatttttactaaggctctaattgtatcattgactagtcattttagaGTATAGGTCGAATAAAATGAGAAAGAGAAGGGTGTAATCCAGATAAATGCAATCCAGATCATAATGAAAGATTCCTCTGTGAGACTCGAATTGTATTATTTACTAATCTTTTTAGAGTATAGATAATGTGGTTTAAGCCTTCTATTAAGACATTACATACACTCATCCTTAATAGGCGTGTGAGCCCTATAGGTCGGTATAGATCTACATACTCCACAAACCCTTGCAAAGATGTGATCGAATTGTTTCTCCATTCCCACCGATCTTACAATTTTACCTAAAATCCAGAGTTGACGCACTATGTTATCCAAGTCTATGGAATAAAAGACGGAAGCCATCTTCAAGTACAATAATTGatcaagaattggtgcaatgcTATCTACGACAATCTCTCACGGCTTCGTTAGATACCTTAGGTTGGGCCTTTTGAAGACTGCGTACAAAAACCACCTTCATAGTTGATTTTCACTTGAATTATATTGCAATCTATcactaatattttataaaataatattagatataattttagagtGTGTAAGGTcatatatttttcaagaaagaatgtagtccactattaaaaatatttttttatgtagctTGCACATTTACCTAGTTTTTTTAAGAGGGTAAATGTACTAgtcattttcctatttttagGACTATTCATCCGGATTCCGACTAAAGAACCTGGACTGGAACCTGAGTTCCAAACTTGGACCGTGTTAGTCAAGTCTGACCtgggtcggaacccggatgaatccgggtCTTGAAAATCTTGATTCCGGATTTGaacacctttttttattttattttttaagttggatttagaAGTTGCATTTCGAATTTCTTATTCTTTTACGAACAAGATGGGCAAAGTCACAACTCAATCTGGAAAGATGACCCATGGTCAAGAGAATTGGCCCAATTCAATTGGGTAAAGCTTCCCCTTGCTGAAAGGAAACTATTCAATACATTAGAAATTATCacaaaaattgtaatttattgGAACAATCTCTTATTCAAATCAAGCTGGTTTAGTTGCCTTTCCAGTTTCTGTATATTATTATGTATGATGTTGAAAATGCCTCCAAGTCCTCGTCCCTTGGCAAGCTGCTCTAGTTCCTCGAGTTTACTCCAAGTCCTCATCTCTTTGCCTCATTGCTTGAGTAAAAGATGAACAAAGGGAATCGTGAATAATTATGTGGCCCTAAAATATTTATACCATCTTCCTGAGAATCACAATAGATGATGACAATCACAAAACCCTAAAAAACTTTAATCTATCTTTAGGTCAGTGCCTTCTTAATGACTCATGAGGATGAGAATATGCTTTACCAACATATGATGAGAATCAATAAACCCTAAAAAACTTGagcataaaaatgaaataattcactCATTCATCGTTAAACAAACAAACCCATAGACCCATATTCCAAGCACACAAATggattctcattttttttctccaaaTACACCCACAAACAAATATTTTGTAGAGTCTTCATTCAACTAAATATCCCTAGACAGCCAGCCACTTCTCTTACCGAAATTAATAAACAAGAACATAAAACAGAGTTTAGATATCCCACCTTTCTCTTAACATATGCTAGCACAGATCTGATCcacaaaatatttctcaaaatttttttcattgaaaCATTCTCTTTAAAACAGATCTAAATCAACAAagtaattaaaggaaaaaaaaaaccctaaaaaaactgCATTTTCTGGGccggtttcatttttttccccttttcattTTCTGTACCACACTCCATTTTGGGTtgctttcctttcattttctacacaaaatgttataaagaTCTTTTCGttggtttttcattttctagCTAACTCTGATATTGTCTTCcattcatttccttttattGCTAACTATTTTTATCTGGGTTTGccttttttctacttttttattGCTACCCATTCGACAAGTTCACCAAATTACTAGATCTACCCAAATTTACATTCATTGTTTACAGATCAGGAGAGAGACTTGCTGAAAGGTTGCCGGCGAGACAGACACGACAGTGAAAGAGAGATGGCAGCCAAAGCTTAAAATTCAAGAGATACATGGCGGCTAGGGTTGCACGATTTCAAGTGAGAGAGAGGTTTGAGCAGATAGTGCTATCGTTCTCCTCTCTTATGTCCTTCACGAAataattaaagagaaatttGAAGAGCAACTTAAAGAGAAACTcgaagaggggagagagagaaaggggggaGGGGATGGCGTAAAGTAGGAAACCCTACTTCaagaatgaaaatttgaaaagatttgaAGGCATACTTCCTCgcattattttgatgaatttaccgtagaaatgaatagtacctcactgaGTAAGTTCCTAGGAAATATTGGAGGGTCACAGTAGACAcgcttaaaattttcaatctcctagacaaACTTCCTTAGATTGTATGTATCCatactaccacaccaaagctccaccccacaaaaagaacctagtagctttaataccaattgttgaaaatttggacctcccaaattcacctcgctaggatctaccatttgtaggaataataagaaaaatagaaaaataataacagtACAAAATATTTAGGTGAAAACTcctaaacaggagaaaaaccaccagacctggaaaaaaaaaatccactatatgagaaattattataattacacAATTTTTCTTCTCACACCAAACACATCCACAAATCTTCCccactagcaaaactttaactttacacattttcattttttattaaaaaaatataaatagagaaatttaactaaaatcaaaagttattagataagctttcaatTGGTGTACATAAACTAAGATgctaagtctcttatttataAGTCTGGGCCTATgacctttattttctttctacaGGTGTGGGACTAAAGAAGGagtaaaaaattaacaataactaatgcaaagatttagaagctacAAAATCCAGCATGTTGAACGCATGGAAAAACAAAGATGCTCACAGATTAGCTAGACGTGATGTTTGGCATGCGGATGATATACCCTATTTATTTGGTGGAAATCTTTCCAACATGTAATCCAACAGGTTGTATGGGTGGCAATGAAGTTCGtttgttattaattaaaaaaaaaactaccatgAATTGCGATGATGAAGCCAGTgtacaaatgagtttttttattttcttatcgtTTATATTTAGTctacaaatgagtttttttattttctttttcttttttaaaaatattttttaaacatccttaacaattaagaaaaaaataaaaaaaaaaattataaatttactaatagtcattttcttaattattaatacaaataaataaaactatatgAATGAGAATATTATTTGATAAGTATATTTAGCAATCATGGTGTCGTTTTCgttacatttttttcttctctaattTAGAtcttaaaagaaagaaatgtgAGAATCTCTATTGAGACATTTAAATTTGtgcataatataacataaaagcaTTCGCAGGGATCTATATTTTTCATCTAAGAATTTTGTGTAATATCTCATTTTTACgcgtatttttattgaatgtgtattttaatttaattaaaatattggttcttttgttttaaattttatggattttaattagatttatttagttgtgaaatttattttgataagctTTCTTAAtgttaattattgttttatatttaaattactttttaaattaaattagtttacttttgggctttaaaattattgtgtatttagtttttattattttattttatttaatcattgcgtttgaattattttatttaatttattattttgaaaatagttttcGTTCGATCAGTTTTTTAATCCAAGATGTGAGGATtgaatctcatttcttttcccaatcatttctccttttcttttcttattttttctttttcttttttcctctttttttcttctttattatcTTTCTTCCCACTTTCTCTTccagtttctctctcttcccgcgcgactttctctcctctctccccgtcGTTTTTTTCGTCTCGCTCCAACCGCCACCGCTCGCCTCCGTGActtacaccacccccaccgttcgactccccgcCAATTTCCAGCCCCTCTCGCGCTGTCGTTAACTAGTTTGAGCTCCTTCAAGCCGCATGACTTTTGAGCCATTCCGCCGCCGTTGTTCCACCTTCAGTCACTatttcatcaccgacctcttgccgacctaacccacccatttctagcTCCGATCTGTCCCCTAAGCAACCACCACGAGCTAAACTCCGTTTGGGTCTTTGTTGACTTCCACTGCCATTTTCGCCTCCACCTACAACCAATCACCACTTCCACTAACTTCATtaacacctctaagccattccttatcaatttcaCATCTTAATTTgatcccattcaaaagtgggtattttgtgatccacggccacaatgtattTTGCACTATTACGTTGCCTTTTTGCCACCTTTTGCAACTccttgatccttcgaaaaatatcttatagtactgtaagtatttttcaagctttctttaatatttaaatatattattactttaacAATGCACTGTGTTAGTTGGTTGTGTtagctgagtccgaggagtttgggggtcggatggattggagGACAGAGTTATTAGTATGCTGGTTGATGTTGGAATTTATTGGATATGACTTATTGTATGCATTGCATGGAGCATGCATGTTCatatttgtaaatgaaaaaatggattttttgcataatggcatgcatgtacatgtgttggaaatggaGATTggatttttatatgtaaataaatttttgggtgcgtgtgtatcacgaccccaagctaaGATGGGACactatctcggtggagctcttctagtcactcgggagagcaatatactgagtgatgtcccatgggttgtcgctaggctaCAACGAGATCAGATGGGATGGTAACACTCTCGTGCCGACTCTGTCGCTCATCTGCTGgcaggggctaggggatgcttagTTACGAACGCGCTAGGTGCGGAATTGGACATCACTCATTATGAAATCGTACGCATGGTCGTTAACTATGGTGTGGCGaacggagccagggtgtgtgtaTAACCCATAGAGGacgtcatggtgcatacggataaattGGATATTGAGTTGAGACTTGGATTTTGGgacattttctgaaaaaatggcgagAAAAGGTTTTAAAGGAAATTTTTGGgctaaatgagatttttggtgtgcttggaaaattattcttttcgtggaaaagataatttttgggtcttatgcatatggcatcccgttcatgtatattgttgaagatttaatgtatttttatcttgtgagtTGCTTGGAATATTATTTACTTGCGGTACCGTCTTTGAtactatagattttgatgcagatgaggagAGGGTTGAACttgaggaggcggctctgccggaggCCTGATTTGGAGTTTGGCTTATTTtagttgaaaattattttccgtcttaaaattatgtattttggatttgtGACATTATTGGAATTTGTAGTATTTTGATACGCTTATTTTAagtgagtttgtatttaaacaaaattctagtatttaaacaaaattctagtatttagttgaaagacttttattACCCGTTGCGTTAATTTTTGTtatacacgtgttgcatgtacacacacttgacacttggtcccgtgttgtcatcatctcgactACTCGATTTTCAcgtatccgtacgtgggagttggaggCGTTACAGgtagtatcagagcggtttagttctgggtaaaaccacatatcCCGTAAGTgcagtaccagaaagttttaaagttttgatttgaaatgatttgtttgaagtttgctatttgaattgttttatttaattttatttgattttatttgatttttaatgatttcattgaatttgaatttatttgatttagtttgattttaatttatttgtttattttattgtatgctattttattttattattatttggttttattctatattattaattttgtctGAAGTTTAAGTGGGGTTAAAGGTTATGCTATGGTAGGAAGATAGTAAGACTGAGAAGGCCTACCGACGAACCCGAGGATGATTTGCCACGTGGTGATGGGAACTACGCCATTTTCGACCGCGACAAGGAGATTAGAATAGAGCGGTGCAAGTTGGATGAACCTATGAGTGCTTTTTAGCGCATAGAACCACGGCTTTCATTGGTGAAGAAGATCCATTTtgggctggaaagtggattaaAGATTTGGAGAGGACGTTTGCAGTTTGTGGATGCATTGAGGCTCAACAAGTGTTATATGCAAGTTACTTGTTGCAAGGTGATACAGCTGATTGGTGGGAGACCAAGAGGGAACTTTTAATGATggagttgggatcttttgctGCTATATCCTAGCAgtgtttcaagaaggaattTAATGACCGTTTCTTTCCAGCTTATGTGAGGCTACAAAAGGCACGAGAATTTAGTAGCCTCGTCCAAGGAAATATGACTGTTGAACAATATGCCCAGAAATTTATGGAGCTCGGGCGATTTGCTACTTACCTCATTGCCACATAAGAGATGCaggctgagcgttttcaggaggtgCTGCAACATGATATACGCAGACATGTAGCTTGTCATCAGATTACAAATTTTCAGAGATTAGTTGATTTGGCCACCATTGTGGCGTGTGAGATTAGTTTTGGAGTAGGCTCCCCTCCAGGTCAGAAGAGGCAGAGTTTtgctggtgaaggaagtagttctggttcacctcagaaatttgcGCAGAGGactgggactcgaccacaagtaGCCTCAGGAATGCATATGGGAGGCTGGGTACCAGTTCGCGGAGggtgtaatagagcccatgagggtgagtgtcgacAGAGTGGTGGAACCCAGTGTTACTGTTGTGGCCAAGAGGGGCATTTCGCTCACGAGTGTCGTAATCaagttcaaggaagccatggaaGTCGTCGTGGCGGTAGGACTAATTAGAGACAAGTGATGCAAGCTCGGGTATATGCTATTACTCCTAAAGAAG
This is a stretch of genomic DNA from Carya illinoinensis cultivar Pawnee chromosome 15, C.illinoinensisPawnee_v1, whole genome shotgun sequence. It encodes these proteins:
- the LOC122297419 gene encoding 3-oxo-Delta(4,5)-steroid 5-beta-reductase-like produces the protein MINWLWARAVGATKKINEAEEAVPPGSYQSVGLVIGVTGIVGNSLAEILPLPDTPGGPWKVYGVARRPRPKWNAKHPVHYIQCDVSNSKETEAKLSQLADVTHIFYVTWASRQTEAENCEVNGAMFRNVLRALIPNAPKLRHICLQTGGKHYVGPFESFGKIQPHEPPFTEDLPRLNVPNFYYTQEDILFEEAKKKQGLTWSIHRPNVIFGFSPYSMMNLIGTLCVYAAICKQEGLPLKFHGSKASWEGYSVASDADLIAEQQIWATVEPNARNEAFNCNNGDVFKWKHLWKVLAERFGIEKYGFEEGEKVSLVEMMKDKGPVWEEIVRKNLLQPTNLEEVGLWWFADLMQGSVGALDSMNKSKEHGFLGFRNSKTSLITWVDKMKVHHIVP